From Diospyros lotus cultivar Yz01 chromosome 4, ASM1463336v1, whole genome shotgun sequence, a single genomic window includes:
- the LOC127798886 gene encoding AAA-ATPase ASD, mitochondrial-like, which translates to MMMMEGEVFGKLGTALTGLMIIWAMFKQYFPFRIRDEIEKYAHKLVSLVYPYVRITFHEFPGDGFERSKAYTNIERYLGTNSTTTAKRLRADMVSDSHSLVLGMDDHEEISDHFRGIKIWWASSKNLPINQTISFYPNEEERRYYALSFHKKHRETITKLYLKHVMEEGKAIAVKNRVRKLHTNNKSEHWHGYKRSTWSHVTFEHPATFQTLAMDPKEKQAIIDDLLTFQNGKNYYAKIGKAWKRGYLLYGPPGTGKSTMIAAMANLMDYDIYDLELTSVKNNTELRKLLIDTTSKSIIVIEDIDCSLDLTGQRKKDKEEKKEEEDPRKKMTEPDYQKKESEVTLSGLLNFIDGLWSACAGERLIVFTTNFVDKLDPALIRRGRMDKKIELSYCGFEAFKVLAKNYLDIESHHLFPTVRRLLEETDMTPADVAENLMPKSREENAETCVENLIKELEMAKEKARRKAEEEEEEKKRKKEEEEVKKGKKEEEEKKGKKEEEEEEEEEKKGKKEEDEEAEKKGKKDEEE; encoded by the exons atgatgatgatggaagGAGAAGTGTTCGGAAAACTAGGCACAGCCTTGACTGGGCTGATGATAATCTGGGCGATGTTCAAGCAATACTTCCCCTTCAGAATTCGAGACGAAATAGAGAAATACGCTCACAAATTGGTGAGCCTGGTTTACCCCTACGTTAGGATCACTTTCCACGAATTTCCCGGCGACGGGTTCGAGAGGAGCAAGGCTTACACCAACATCGAGAGGTATCTGGGCACCAACTCCACGACGACGGCGAAGCGGCTCCGGGCAGACATGGTGAGCGACTCGCACTCGCTGGTGCTTGGCATGGATGACCATGAGGAGATCTCCGATCACTTCAGAGGCATCAAGATTTGGTGGGCTTCCAGCAAGAATCTTCCCATCAACCAGACCATCTCCTTCTATCCCAACGAAGAAGAGAGAag GTATTATGCACTCTCTTTCCACAAGAAGCACCGGGAAACCATCACGAAGCTGTACTTGAAGCATGTAATGGAGGAGGGGAAGGCCATCGCCGTGAAGAACAGGGTGAGGAAGTTGCACACCAACAACAAGAGCGAACACTGGCATGGCTACAAAAGAAGCACATGGAGCCATGTGACGTTCGAGCACCCTGCAACTTTCCAGACTCTGGCTATGGACCCGAAGGAGAAGCAAGCGATCATCGACGATCTTCTCACTTTCCAAAATGGGAAGAATTACTACGCAAAGATTGGCAAGGCATGGAAGAGAGGCTATCTTCTCTATGGCCCTCCAGGGACCGGTAAATCCACCATGATTGCCGCCATGGCCAATCTTATGGATTACGATATCTATGATCTGGAGTTGACTTCAGTGAAGAATAACACTGAACTGAGGAAGCTGTTGATCGACACGACAAGCAAGTCCATTATAGTCATCGAGGATATCGATTGCTCGCTCGATCTCACCGGCCAGAGAAAAAAG gataaagaagagaagaaagaagaggaggACCCGAGAAAGAAGATGACAGAGCCAGATTATCAGAAGAAAGAGAGCGAGGTAACTCTGTCCGGGCTCTTGAACTTCATCGACGGGTTGTGGTCCGCTTGCGCCGGCGAGAGGCTCATCGTTTTCACCACGAATTTCGTCGACAAGCTGGATCCAGCGCTGATACGAAGAGGCCGCATGGACAAGAAGATAGAACTTTCATACTGCGGCTTTGAAGCGTTCAAGGTGCTGGCCAAGAACTACCTGGACATTGAATCCCACCATTTGTTCCCGACGGTTCGCCGGTTATTGGAGGAAACCGACATGACACCGGCGGATGTTGCAGAGAATTTGATGCCGAAGTCCAGAGAAGAAAATGCCGAGACTTGTGTGGAGAATTTGATCAAAGAACTGGAGATGGCGAAGGAAAAGGCAAGGAGGaaagctgaagaagaagaagaagagaagaagaggaagaaagaagaagaagaagtgaagaaggggaagaaagaagaagaggagaagaaagggaagaaagaagaagaagaagaagaagaagaagagaagaagggaaagaaagaagaagatgaagaagcagagaagaaggggaagaaagatgaagaagaataa